The genomic region CTGCCGTGCCTGCCGCGTCGCGGTGCGGACGCCTTCGGCGAAGGGCTCGCCATGGCCGGGCAGCAGCAGGTCCGCGTCCGCCGTCAGTTCGTCGAGGCGGTCGAGGGCGGTGAGTGCGGCCCGGCTGTCGTGGGTGAAGCAGCGGCTCACGATCGTGGGTCCGGTGTGGTCGGAGAAGCCGTCGGCGGTGACCAGGGCGTCGCCGGTGAAGAGCAGCCCGCGGTCGGGGAAGGCGTACGCGGCGCTGCCGGGTGTGTGGCCGGGCAGGACGACGGCCCGCGGGGCGCCGGGGACGTCCTTCAGCACCTGGTCGGCGCCGAAGACCCGCGCACCCCGCACCGCGGGTGCGGTGAAGGCGCCGGAGCGGGCCAGCCCGAGGGGGAGGGCGAGCGCGGAGGGCCTGCGCAGCAGATACGGGAGCATCGAACGCTCCGGCTTGGCGTGCCGCATCGCGCTGCGCGGGCCGTCGCGCAGGATGGCGGCGTCCCGCTCGTGGATCCAGAGGTCGGCGCCGGCTTCCTGGAGGGAGTGGGCCAGCCCGGTGTGGTCGGGGTGGCCATGCGTCAGGAGTACGGCACGGACATCGGCCAGGGAGCGGCCGAGGCCGGTCAGCAGCGTGCGCAGCTGCTTCAGATGGGCGGGCGTTCCCGCGTCGACCAGGACGAGACCGTCGGGGTCCTCGATCAGGTAGAAGTTGACGCCATGATCGCCGAGGCGGTGAACGCCGGGGGCGACCTGCGTGGGCGCGGGACGGGACATACGAGCCTCCGGCGACCGAACAGTATTCGATACAGTCGACTGTAACAGAATTGGAGGGTGTGCCGATGGCAGCCGGAACGCCACGTCGGTCCTACAACTCCGAGGGCCGGCGCGAGGCCGCGCGCCGCAACCGCGCGGCGGTGCTGGAGGCATGCCGCGAGCTGCTCTTCCGGGAGGGCTACCACGCCACGACCGTGCGTGCGGTGGCCGAGCGGGCGGGTGTCTCCGCCGAGACGGTGTACAAGTCGTTCGGCGGCAAGCCGGGCATGGTCAAGGCCCTGTGGGACATCACGCTGGCCGGGGACGACGAACCGGTTCCGATGGGGGACCGCCCCCAGGTGCGGGAGATCCTGGGGACAAGGGAGTTGGGCGCCAAGCTCCGGCTCTACGCCGCGTACGTGCGCGGCATCCATGAACGGGTCACCCCGCTGTTCGCCCTGCTGACCCAGGCCGGGCCGGACGTCGGAGAGGTCCTGGAGACCGCCGAGCGGGAACGGCTGACCGGCGTCACCGCGTTCGTCACGCACCTCGACGAGTCCGGCGCGCTCGGCCCGGAGGCGGATCCGGCCCACCTGATGGACGCCGTCTGGGCCCTGGCCGGTCCCCAGTTGTACACGCAGCTCACTGCGGGACGGGGCTGGTCGGCCGACACGTACGAGAAGTGGCTGGCCGACATGCTGACGGCCATGCTCGTGCCCCCTCCGCCCCAGCCGCCCCAGCCGCACCAGCCGCTCCGGACGCGGTGAGCGCCCACCGCATCTGCCGCGACGACGAGATGGCAAGCGGGGCCGTTCACTTGGCAAGAAGGGACGGGCGGATTGGAAGCATCCGCCAGGCGTATCAGGTCTGTGCCGCGCCCGTGGTGTGCGCGGGCACGGGGTCCGGCAGTGGCTGTTCGGTCCATATGCACTTGCCGTCGAGCGTGTAGCGGACGCCCCAGCGCTGGCTGAGCGCGGCGACCAGTTGCAGTCCGCGCCCGCCTTCGTCGGTGTCCCGGGCGCGGCGCATGCGGGGAGTGGTGAGGCTGCCGTCGGAGACCTCGCAGATGAGGCTGCGGCTGCGGACCAGGCGCAGTCGCAGGGGTCCCCTGGCGTGGCGCACCACGTTTCCCACCAGCTCGCTGGCGAGCAGTTCCGTCGTCGTCACCAACTCGTCGAGCTGCCATTCGGCGAGTCGGCGACGGATGTGGGAGCGGGCCTGGCCGGCCGCGACCGGATCCTCCGGGAGCGTCCAGACGCTCATGTCCTCGGGGCGCAGAGCGCGGACCCGGGCGACGAGCACGGCCGCGTCGTCGCCGGTCTGCTCGCCCTCCGGCAGCAGGGCCGCGGTGAGCGAGGCGCACAGCCGGTCCAGGCGGCCGGCCTCGTCCGTCTGCTCCTGCTCCCGCTCGTCCGGCCGCGGCCACGGTCCGGTGGCGGGGGTCGGGGGCGCGGTGTCCGCCGTAGTGGTGAGGGCGGTGGTCAGCTGCACGATGCCGGTGTCGATGTCGCGGCGGGCGGACTCGACGAACCCGTCGGTGTAGAGCACCAGGAGGCTCCCCTCGGGCAGCACCAGTTCGGTGGTCTCGAAGGGGGGTGTGGCCGCGCCGAGGGGCGGGTCGGCCGCCAGGTCGAGGAGACGGACCGTGCCGTCGGGGCTGACGAGGACCGGTGGCGGGTGTCCCGCGCTGGAGACGGCGCAGCTGCCGGTGGCCGGGTCGTACACGGCGTACAGGCAGGTGGCGTAGAAGTCGTCGCCGAGATCGCTGACCAGGTCGTTGAGGTGCGAGAACAACTCGTCGGGGGGCAGTTCGAGGCCGGCGAGGGTGTGTACGGCGGTACGCAGCCGCCCCATGGTGGCCGCCTCGGAGAGGCCGTGGCCCATGACGTCGCCGATCACCAGCGCGACCCGGTCGCCGGACAGCGGGATGACGTCGTACCAGTCGCCGCCGAGCATGCCCTCGCTGGCCGGGAGGTAACGGGCGGCGGTGGTGACGGTGGGCAGCAACGGCAGGGCGCGCGGCAGCAGACCGCGCTGCAACTCCTGCGCGCGGTGGTGCTCGGCGTCGTACAGCCGGGCCCGCTCCAGGGTCTGCGCGATCAGTCCGCTCAGCGCGATCAGCAGTCCGCGCTCGTCGTCCGCGAGGCGGCGGGGCCGGTCGAAGGAGATGACGCAACCGCCCACGACGCGCCCGGAGACCATCAGCGGGAGGAAGGCCCAGGAGTGTTTTCCGCCGAGGGCGGCGAAGGCGGCCAGCCCGGGATAGCGGGCCTCCAGTTCCTGCGGCGAGTCGACGAACCGCGGTACGCCGTCGCGCATCGCCTGGTCGAGCGGGTTGTTCTCGGGCCCGTCGGGGAGCCGGTCGATGTACGAGCGGGGGTAGCCGACGGACTGGAGCGTCCAGTCGCCGCCGGGGCCGGCCGCGTGCACGATCAGCCCCGTGGCCCCGACGAGCGGCAGCAACCGCTCCGCCACGGCGTTGATCACGTCCTGCACGGTGAGCGCCTCGGCGAGTGCCCTCGTCAGGCCCCCGATACGGGAGGTGCGCTCGGCGGCGGCGCGCTCCTCGGCGGCCCGTCTGGCCTGTATCTCCCGCTGCTCGGTGACATCGGTCAGATAGACCGTCAGCCCGTCGGGCACCGGGATGATCCGCAGGTGGTACGAGCGCCCGTCGGTCGGCGACCTCACGTCGATACCGGTGGCGACGCGGTCCGCCATGGCACTGCGGCACCGTGACGCGAGGGCGGGCACGGCGACCGCGGGCAGTTCCCAGAGCACGCGGCCGATGAGGTCGTCCGAGGGACCGACAAGCTGCTGGGCCCGCCCGTTGACGTACATGATCCGTCCGTCGGAGTCGACGGCGAGGAAACCGTCGCTCATGTGCTGCAGGGCACGGCCGACCGAGTCCATGGCCGCGCGCGTCTCGCTGGTCTCCCACAGCCGGCCCACCATACGGGCCGGACGGCCGTCGTCCCCGTTCACGATCCGGCCCCTGGCCTCCACCCACCCGACGGTGCCGTCGGGCCGGAGCACCCGGTGCCTGACGCCGTACTCCCCGCCCTTGCGCAGCGACTGCTCCGCCTGGGTCACCACGGCCGGCAGATCCTCGGGATGGACCAGTGCGCGCCAGGTCTCGATCCGTCCGTCGAAGTGGTCCGGGGGGATGCCGAGCACGAGCGCCATCTCCTCGTCCCAGAGGATGTCGCCGGTACGGATGTTCCAGTCCCACGCGCCGACCCGTACGGCCTCCCGTGCCGCGCGGAGGGGTGACGCGGCGGGCCGGGCCGCGGAGCCGGAATCCACCAGGTCGGCGACCAGGCCGGCGATCCACCGCGCGGCCACTTCGAGAAGGCCTCGCTCCGCGTCGGTGGGCGGCCCGGGCCGGCTGGTCACGACGGACAGCACCCCGAGGGTGTCCTCCTCGTGACACAGCGGAACGGCCGCGACGCCGGTGTACGGGGCGGTGTACGGACCGGTGTCCGTACCGGTGCGCGGGCCCGTGTACGGGGTGGAGGTCCGGTCGGGGGACGCCGGCAGCCACACCACCGCGCGCTCTCGGATCGCCTGGGCGGTGGCCGCCTCGGTCAGGGCGTCGACCTCCTGTCGGCCGAGGCTGAGGCCTTCCGGGTTTCCGCTGGTCAGCGCGGGGTGCAGGCGAAGACTGCCGTCGGGGCCCCCGGGGCCGTCGAAGAGGTACACCATGCCGATCGGGGCGCCGACAGCGGTCACCGTCTGCCGCAGCGCCGAGCTCAGCGTAGAGTTTTCTGACGTTTCGCCCACTTTCATATCCTCCCACCGGACGGGCGACGCGGCGGTGGGTTCACCCCCTCACGGGCTGCGCGCCGGGCCGGTGGGCCCGGCCGCTCCCCGACTGCACGGCCGACACGATCGTCCGTACAGCCGACACGGTCGTCCGCCCGCGGCACAGCCGACGGCCGTCCGTCGACGGCGGGCCGCTGCCGCCCGGCCGCCGCGGCCACCCACAGCTGCCACCCGGGCCGGGCCTCTCGGCGACGCCCGCCCGGGTCACCGAGAGGCCCGGCTGGGCGACACCCACCCGGGTCGCCGCCCGCGTTCCTCCGCCGGTACCGGGAGAGCTGTGCGCCACCGGGGCCTGCGGGCCTGCGCCGGGCTGCCGGACCTCAGCCGACCGCGGCGAAGAACCGTTCCAGGCGCGGTTCGCCGGACTTGTCGAAGACCGTCTCCGGCGGGCCCTGGACAAGAACGCGGCCCTGGTCCATGAAGACCACCCAGTCCGCGACCTCGCGCGCGAAGCGCATCTCGTGGGTGACGACGACCATGGTCGTACCCTCGGCGGCGAGTTCGCCCATCACCGACAGGACCTCGCCCACGAGCTCGGGGTCGAGGGCGGAGGTCGGTTCGTCGAAGAGCAGCACGCTGGGGTCCATCGCCAGGGCGCGGGCGATGGCCACGCGCTGCTGCTGGCCCCCGGAGAGCTGGTGGGGGTACTTGTGGGCGTGGGCGTCCATGCCCACCTTGCGGAGCAGTTCGCGCGCCCGCACCTCGGCGGCCAACCGGCTGCGGTACTGCCGCTGCTGGAGCGGGGCGAGGGTGATGTTCTGCAGGGCGGTTCTGTGCGGGAAGAGATTGAACCGCTGGAAGACCATGCCGACGCGACGGCGCTGGGCGGCGAGTTCACGGTCCCGGCCGCCCATGGGCAGCCCGTCGATCTCCACACTGCCGTGGTCGGGCTGTTCCAGGTGGTTGAGGGTGCGTACGAGGGTGGTCTTGCCCGAGCCGGAGGGGCCGATGACGGCCACCACCTCGCCGCGGTGCACATCGAGGTCCACCCCGTCCAGGACGGACACCGGGCCGAACGACTTCCGCAGGCCCCGGGCGCGTACGACCGCCTCGCCCTCGTGCGCGGTGCGGGCACGGGTCCGCCGCACCGGTTCGGCGGGGACCCCGTCCTCCGGGGCGTCGTCGATGGGTGCCGCGGCCTTCGTACGGCGCTTACGGACGTCGAGGCGGCGTTCGGCCAGGGCGCGGAGCCGGTCGAAGAGGGTGACCAGCATGACGTAGTAGACCGCGACGGCCAGCAGGGTCTCCAGGACCAGGAAGTTCTGGGTGTAGAGGCGCTGGCCGACCAGCAGCAGCTCGGCCAGGGAGATGGAGCTGACCAGCGAGGTCAGTTTGAGGATGCTGATGAACTCGTTGCCCAGCGTGGGAAGCGCGACCCGGAACGCCTGCGGCACCACCACATGCCGCTGCACCCCCGCGTACGGGATGCCCAGCGCCTGCGCGGCCTCGCCCTGGTCCTTGCTCACGGACAGCAGGCCGCCGCGGTGGATCTCGGCGATGTACGCGGTCTCACTGAGCACGAGCGCGACCAGGCCCGCGGCGAAGGGGCTCGACAGCAGGGGCCTGAGGCCGGGGAAGAGCTGCGGCGAGTTGTAGACGAAGATCAGCAGCACCAGCAGCGGCAGACTGCGGAAGAACCAGACGTACGCGGAGGCCAGCAGCCGCAGCGGACGCAGCCGGGACTGCTGGGCGAGGGCGACGAGCAGGCCGAGCGCGGTGGAGATCACCCAGGCGGAGACGGCGAGTTCGACGACGAGCAGCGCCGCCCGCCACAGGTCGGCATCGGCGAACAGACCGATGGTGTAGTGCCAGTCGAAGCTGCCCATCATCCATCAACTCCCTTCGGCGCGGCCGAGGTTGTACTTCTTCAGCAGCTCGGTGTAGGTACCGTTCTTCGTGAGCTCGTCCAGCGCGGTGGTGAGGGTCTTCTTCAGGGCGGTGTTGCCCCGCTTGACCGCCAGCCCGGACTGGACGGGATAGATCAGGGACTTGCTGGAGATGGTGAGCCGCCCGTTCGTCTTGTCGGCGGCTGCCTTCGCCACGGCACCGTCGGTGACCTGGGCGTCGACCTGGCCGGACAGCAGCGCCTGGGTGCCTTCGGGATCGGTGCCGAACTCCCGTACGTCGACGGCCTTTTCGCCCTCGTCCGTGCACTGCTTGCTCGCCTCGTCGCGCAGCTTCTGGACGATCTGGCCGCCCTTGATCACCGCGACGGACTTTCCGCACAGGTCGGTGACCACGGCCGGCCGGTCGCCGCCCGAGGTCTGCACGACGATCGAGTTGCCGGTGGTGAAGTACGGGATGAAGTCGACCTGCTTCTTGCGCTCGTCGGTGATGTAGAGGTCGGAGGCGATCACGTCGAAGTGACCGGTGCCGAGCCCTGCGATGAGCTGCTCGAAACGCGTGTCGACGAAGGTCGTCTTCAGCCCGGAGGCCCCGGCCAGGGCACGGGAGATGTCCGGGTCGAAGCCCGCCGGGGTCTTGCCGTCCAGATAGGCGTACGGGGGATACGTCAGGTCCGATCCCACGGTCAGGGTGCCGGCGGTCATGGTGCCCGAGCCGCCCGAAGCGCCCGAACCGCCCGCCTCGCCGGTCGAGGAGGAACCGCTCGAACAGCCGGACAGGGCGAGGAGCGCGGCGGCGGCCCCGAGGGCCGTGGCGGAGCGGACCGATGTGGAGTGCATGAGGGGGCCTCTCGACCGGGAGACTGGAACTGATCCTGAAACTGTTGAACAATCTGGCTGCTGATGATGGTGACGGGTTGGTGTTTCAGTCAAGTAAAAGGTCGAAATTTCCTGGATGACGCACATGGAGCAGGTGGACCATGCCCCTGTTTTGTTCAACAGATCGTGCGTTAGGGTGGGGGCCATGTCGACTCTGAACGGCGCGGCTGAGACCGCGGGACGGCCCGTCCTGGTGACCGACGTGCTGCGCGAACGCATCGTCGAGGGAGAGCTGCCGCCCGGTACCCCGCTGCGGGACGTGGCGCTCTCCGCCGAGCTCGGGGTGTCCCGGAACACCCTGCGGGAGGCCCTGCGCACCCTGCACGACGAGGGCCTGGTGGTGCAGCGCCTGCACAAGGGCACAGCGGTGAAGACCCTGTCCGCCGAGGACGTGACGGACATCTACATCGCCCGCCGCACGCTCGAACTCAGCGCCGTCGACGCGAGCCCGCTCGCCCCGGAACCGCTGCTCGACGCGATGGAGGCCAAGGTCGCCGCCGCCGAACTCGCCGTCGACGTCGAGGCGTGGGACAAGGTGGGCACCGCGTCACTGCGCTTCCACCAGTCGCTGGTGGCCCTGCTGGGCAGCGCCCGCCTCGACGGCTTCTTCCGGGTGACGATCGCCCAACTGCGCCTGGCCTTCGCGGTGATGGCGGACCAGGGCGCCTTCCAGGCACCGTGGGTCGCCCGCGACCGCGAGATCTGCGACCTGATCCGCGGCGGCCGGCGCATGGACGCCACGGCCGCGCTGCGGCTCTACCTCGACGACTCCGAGCGGACGGTACTCGACGCCGTACGCGCCAACTCCCGTACGACCAACTCCCGTTCGGCAACGAAAACGGCAGCGACCAAGGCAACGGCAGCGACCAAGGCAACGGCAGCGACAACAGCAGTGACAACGGCAGCGAAGGGCAAGCGATGAACTCCCGCACAGCATCGGCGGCGAAGGCGGCGAAGGCGGCGACTCAGGCGACTGCGGTGACTGCGGTGACCGCGGCAACCGCGCAGTCCAAGGCGGCGCCCGCCTACCAGGCCACCCAGGGCGGCGCCCTCGACGTCGACCGCGCCTTTTACGACCGCTTCGCCGCCGCACGCCACGAGCTCGTGGACTCCTTCGAGATCCCGATCCGCTCGGGCCGCGCCTGGACCGTCCCGCAGGGGCACCTGTGCCGGATCGTCACCGTCGAGGGCCCCCAGGTCGGCGACTTCAACGTGTGGAACCTCCACGACCCGCGCGAGCGCATGTGGGCCGCCCGCACGCGCCAGTTGCAGCGCGCGCACATCTCCACGTACGACCGGATCTGGTCCACGCTCCCCTTCCTGCGCCCCCTGCTCACCGTCACCGCCGACACGCTCGCGGACTACGGTGTGGACGCCGACGGCGGACGTGTCCACGACCTGCTGGGCACCCGCTGCGACCCGTACGTCAACCGCATGCTCACCGGCGAGGACTTCGACTTCCACTGCCACTCGAACCTGGTCCGGGCCGTACTGCCGTACGGACTCACCGAGTTCGACGTCCACGACGTACTCAACGTCTTCCAGTGCACGGGCCTCAACGCCGACGACCAGTACTTCATGAAGGACTGCCCGGCGCGCGAGGGCGACTATTTCGAGTTCTTCGCCGAAACGGACCTGCTCTGCGCCCTGTCCACCTGCCCGGGCGGCGACCTCTCGGTCCCCCTGTGGGGCCCGGACGCCCGAGACCCCCTGGACGTCTGCCGCCCCCTGGGCATCGAGGTCTACCGCCCCGACCCCACCCTCCTGAACGACTGGACCCCACCCGCCAGGGCCGCCTACCGCAACCTCCATGGCATGGGCCGACCGGATTTCCTCAAGACCGTCGGCTGAAGCGCGTCTTCATCGCCGTCGTCGTGGCCTTCAGTCCTCGTGCGGGGTCTCCCCCTCCAGGAGTCGTTCACCGATGTCGTCGGCCCACGACTGTGCCCACCGACGCAGCTCAGTGATCGCTCGCTCGTCGAGCCCGTAGGCGGCAAACTCCGTGTCGTCGATCCAGTCGGCCCCGCCCAAGCGTGCTTGAAGCTCGTGCAGGTCGAAGGAGTCGCGGGCGTGGCGACGTCCAAGCTCTTCCAGCTCGATGTGGCTCCAGCGGTCCGCCGCGGCCAGTACGTCGATCAGATCCCTGGCGAGTCCCCGGTCGGCCAGTGCACGAACCTTGGTGCCGACGACATCTTCGAGGGACAGCACCAACCCGTGCTCGGTATGCACAGGGGGCCGCCAGAGTGTCTCCTTGAGGACATCGACCTCGCACTCCTCATGGCTGGCGGGATCGGTGACGATGAGCCGCGCCGACAGCGGATCCGTCTCCAGCGCTCTCACGCGCCACCCACGCTCTTCCAGGCCGGTACGCACGGCAGCGGCGATATCCTCCATGCGCTCCGGGTTCTCGGTCGCGACATCGAGATCCTGGCTGAGCCGGTCGACCAACCCATGTGCTTGGACCGCATAGCCACCGGTGAGCGCCAGAGGGTAGACACCGCCGACATCGAGGACATCCGCAAGCAAGCGACGGTGCAGGTCCGTGAGGTTCACGCAGCGGCCCGGGCTCCGTGAGCCAGCTCGTCGAAGGAGCTCTCCCACACCTCCCGGACATCACGGCTGACCAGCGTGCGCAGTGTGGGCCACAGGCTGACCAGAAGTTCGCGATGGAGATACCGGACCAGATCGTCGTGCAGACCCTCGGCCAGGACGATCCGGTAGTAGCTCATCCGTAGCCGGGGCTGATCGAGATCGAATGTGGTCAGCCCCGACCACGCCAGATGCAGCGGCAGGGTCACTGTGCCGTGCTGAGGGCCGACGAGCTCGGAGAGCGCGGCAGGTGCACGCCGAGCGAACTTCGCACGGCGAAGATCAGAGAGACCGGGCTGTGTTGCCATACGTCGATTATGGGCCACCAGGCCGACCTGATTCTGACCAATCCGCCATTCAACGCTCTCGGGGCCATGCCGAAGCCGCGTGAGGGCATCGACTGGCCGTATGGACCGCCTCCACCGGGTAGCCCTGCCTTCGCCTGGCTCCAGCACGTCCTGGTGTCGCTCAAGGGCGAGGGCCATGCAGCCGTGGTGATGCCGGTCAGCGCGGGCGCCTCCGCGGACAACCGGGACCGCGGCTTCGGTTCCTGGGACTGCGACTGGTCGAGCGACGACGGCAGCCGCGCGGTGGAGATCCAGTTCAGCCGGGACAACTCCCTGGACGCCGACGACGGAACGCCGGTGAACGTCGTCGGCACGAAGAGCTACTTCGTCGCGGACGAGGCCGAGGACGACAGCTGCACCGTACGGACTCCGCACCGCACCTACCGGAACTCGGTCGGCGACCCCACCACCGAACTCTTCCAGCTGACCGTGTACGCCCCGCAGCCGGACAGGCAACTGTGCGACACCGCAACGGAGTTCGCCGCCGTCGTCGTACGGAACATCGCGAAGCGACTGCCGGAGGCGTGACATGACCGAGCCGGGAATGGCACGGAGACGGCCGGGGGAGCGGGGGCCGGGGGACCGACGGCCGGGGGAGCGGGGGCCAGGGGAGCGGGGGCCAGGGGAGCGACGGCCGGGCGAGCGGGGAATGCCCGCTTCGGGCGGCGGCCGGTTCCTGCCCGCCACCCACGGGAGCCTCGCCCGGGGCGCGTCCGCGCCGCTGCCCGGCACCCTCTTCGCCCTCGCACTGACCGGAGGCATGACGCTGGGACCCGGGGACGGGCGCGAGGTCCTGTTCGGCCGCAACCGGCCCGAGGTGCACGTCTGCCTCGGCGAGGACGACCCCCAGCTCAGCCGCCACCAGGGCACGCTCACCCACCGGGACGGCCGCTGGTGGGTGAGCAACGCCGGGCGGCTGCCGATCCGGTGCGCCGGGGCCCGCCTGCTGTTCCGGGGCGAGGAGCCACTGGCGCTCGACATCGGCTACACCCCGCTGTTCGTGGGCGGTTCACGTGGCCGCGAGCACTTGTTGGAGGTCTTCGTCACCGGCCCCGAGGGCGAGCGGCCACTGCCGCGACACGGTGACGTCACCCGCCCGCCCCGGGTGTGGGTGCTGACCGAGCAGGAGAAGCTCGCCCTCGTCGTGCTGGGCCGGCGGTACCTGCTGCACGAGCCCCGGCCGCAGCCGCTGACCTGGAGACAGACCGCCGCCGAACTCGCCGAGTCGCAACCGCACGCGGGCTGGACGGACAAGCGCGTCGAGCACCTGGTCAACGGCGTCCGCACCCGGCTGTCCCGCGACGGAGTGCCCTGGCTGACCCGCGAGGAACTCGGCGAGCCCCTGGGCAACGCCCTCAACGACAACCTGATCCGCGCACTGCTGTCGTCGACCACGCTCGTACCGATGGACTTGGCCCTGATCGACGCCGCCTGACGCGTGCTCACGGTGCCTCGTGTCAGGTCTCGGGTGCCAGGTCTCGGGCGTCAGGTGTCAGGTCTCGGGTGTCAGGTGTCAGGTGTCATTTCCGCGTGGGGCGTCGAGTGGGCAACCAGGTGTCGATGACGGCTGCCAACTCGTCGCGGTCGGTGAAGACGTGTCCGTTCATACCCACGGCTTGCGCGGCGCGTACGTTCTCCTCGCGGTCGTCGACGAAGAGGAAGTCGGCCGGGGCGGCCCGCAGGGCGATGACGCAGTGATGGAAGGCTGCCGGGGCCGGCTTGGCCGCCTTGATCTTCCCGGAGAAGGCAACGTGGTCCAAGGTGTGCAGCCAGGGCTGTGCTGCGAGGAAGGCGTCCGCGTGGTCCGAGGGGATGTTGGACAGCAGGGCGACCTCGGTGACGGCGCGGAGGGACTGGGCGTAGGCGACCATCCGGTTGTCCACGCGCGACCAGCTGTCGATGTCGGTGAGGCGCAGTTCCTCGATCGTGTCGGCGTCGATGGACAGGGACGGGGACAGAGACAGGGACAGGGGCGGGGACGGGGACAGTGATCGCAGTACGGCGGTCCAGTACTCGGGCGCGG from Streptomyces sp. NBC_00878 harbors:
- a CDS encoding MBL fold metallo-hydrolase, whose protein sequence is MSRPAPTQVAPGVHRLGDHGVNFYLIEDPDGLVLVDAGTPAHLKQLRTLLTGLGRSLADVRAVLLTHGHPDHTGLAHSLQEAGADLWIHERDAAILRDGPRSAMRHAKPERSMLPYLLRRPSALALPLGLARSGAFTAPAVRGARVFGADQVLKDVPGAPRAVVLPGHTPGSAAYAFPDRGLLFTGDALVTADGFSDHTGPTIVSRCFTHDSRAALTALDRLDELTADADLLLPGHGEPFAEGVRTATRQARQFGVH
- a CDS encoding TetR/AcrR family transcriptional regulator is translated as MAAGTPRRSYNSEGRREAARRNRAAVLEACRELLFREGYHATTVRAVAERAGVSAETVYKSFGGKPGMVKALWDITLAGDDEPVPMGDRPQVREILGTRELGAKLRLYAAYVRGIHERVTPLFALLTQAGPDVGEVLETAERERLTGVTAFVTHLDESGALGPEADPAHLMDAVWALAGPQLYTQLTAGRGWSADTYEKWLADMLTAMLVPPPPQPPQPHQPLRTR
- a CDS encoding SpoIIE family protein phosphatase, with amino-acid sequence MGETSENSTLSSALRQTVTAVGAPIGMVYLFDGPGGPDGSLRLHPALTSGNPEGLSLGRQEVDALTEAATAQAIRERAVVWLPASPDRTSTPYTGPRTGTDTGPYTAPYTGVAAVPLCHEEDTLGVLSVVTSRPGPPTDAERGLLEVAARWIAGLVADLVDSGSAARPAASPLRAAREAVRVGAWDWNIRTGDILWDEEMALVLGIPPDHFDGRIETWRALVHPEDLPAVVTQAEQSLRKGGEYGVRHRVLRPDGTVGWVEARGRIVNGDDGRPARMVGRLWETSETRAAMDSVGRALQHMSDGFLAVDSDGRIMYVNGRAQQLVGPSDDLIGRVLWELPAVAVPALASRCRSAMADRVATGIDVRSPTDGRSYHLRIIPVPDGLTVYLTDVTEQREIQARRAAEERAAAERTSRIGGLTRALAEALTVQDVINAVAERLLPLVGATGLIVHAAGPGGDWTLQSVGYPRSYIDRLPDGPENNPLDQAMRDGVPRFVDSPQELEARYPGLAAFAALGGKHSWAFLPLMVSGRVVGGCVISFDRPRRLADDERGLLIALSGLIAQTLERARLYDAEHHRAQELQRGLLPRALPLLPTVTTAARYLPASEGMLGGDWYDVIPLSGDRVALVIGDVMGHGLSEAATMGRLRTAVHTLAGLELPPDELFSHLNDLVSDLGDDFYATCLYAVYDPATGSCAVSSAGHPPPVLVSPDGTVRLLDLAADPPLGAATPPFETTELVLPEGSLLVLYTDGFVESARRDIDTGIVQLTTALTTTADTAPPTPATGPWPRPDEREQEQTDEAGRLDRLCASLTAALLPEGEQTGDDAAVLVARVRALRPEDMSVWTLPEDPVAAGQARSHIRRRLAEWQLDELVTTTELLASELVGNVVRHARGPLRLRLVRSRSLICEVSDGSLTTPRMRRARDTDEGGRGLQLVAALSQRWGVRYTLDGKCIWTEQPLPDPVPAHTTGAAQT
- a CDS encoding amino acid ABC transporter permease/ATP-binding protein, producing MMGSFDWHYTIGLFADADLWRAALLVVELAVSAWVISTALGLLVALAQQSRLRPLRLLASAYVWFFRSLPLLVLLIFVYNSPQLFPGLRPLLSSPFAAGLVALVLSETAYIAEIHRGGLLSVSKDQGEAAQALGIPYAGVQRHVVVPQAFRVALPTLGNEFISILKLTSLVSSISLAELLLVGQRLYTQNFLVLETLLAVAVYYVMLVTLFDRLRALAERRLDVRKRRTKAAAPIDDAPEDGVPAEPVRRTRARTAHEGEAVVRARGLRKSFGPVSVLDGVDLDVHRGEVVAVIGPSGSGKTTLVRTLNHLEQPDHGSVEIDGLPMGGRDRELAAQRRRVGMVFQRFNLFPHRTALQNITLAPLQQRQYRSRLAAEVRARELLRKVGMDAHAHKYPHQLSGGQQQRVAIARALAMDPSVLLFDEPTSALDPELVGEVLSVMGELAAEGTTMVVVTHEMRFAREVADWVVFMDQGRVLVQGPPETVFDKSGEPRLERFFAAVG
- a CDS encoding ABC transporter substrate-binding protein; its protein translation is MHSTSVRSATALGAAAALLALSGCSSGSSSTGEAGGSGASGGSGTMTAGTLTVGSDLTYPPYAYLDGKTPAGFDPDISRALAGASGLKTTFVDTRFEQLIAGLGTGHFDVIASDLYITDERKKQVDFIPYFTTGNSIVVQTSGGDRPAVVTDLCGKSVAVIKGGQIVQKLRDEASKQCTDEGEKAVDVREFGTDPEGTQALLSGQVDAQVTDGAVAKAAADKTNGRLTISSKSLIYPVQSGLAVKRGNTALKKTLTTALDELTKNGTYTELLKKYNLGRAEGS
- a CDS encoding GntR family transcriptional regulator; this translates as MSTLNGAAETAGRPVLVTDVLRERIVEGELPPGTPLRDVALSAELGVSRNTLREALRTLHDEGLVVQRLHKGTAVKTLSAEDVTDIYIARRTLELSAVDASPLAPEPLLDAMEAKVAAAELAVDVEAWDKVGTASLRFHQSLVALLGSARLDGFFRVTIAQLRLAFAVMADQGAFQAPWVARDREICDLIRGGRRMDATAALRLYLDDSERTVLDAVRANSRTTNSRSATKTAATKATAATKATAATTAVTTAAKGKR
- a CDS encoding DUF1989 domain-containing protein, producing MNSRTASAAKAAKAATQATAVTAVTAATAQSKAAPAYQATQGGALDVDRAFYDRFAAARHELVDSFEIPIRSGRAWTVPQGHLCRIVTVEGPQVGDFNVWNLHDPRERMWAARTRQLQRAHISTYDRIWSTLPFLRPLLTVTADTLADYGVDADGGRVHDLLGTRCDPYVNRMLTGEDFDFHCHSNLVRAVLPYGLTEFDVHDVLNVFQCTGLNADDQYFMKDCPAREGDYFEFFAETDLLCALSTCPGGDLSVPLWGPDARDPLDVCRPLGIEVYRPDPTLLNDWTPPARAAYRNLHGMGRPDFLKTVG
- a CDS encoding nucleotidyl transferase AbiEii/AbiGii toxin family protein, which gives rise to MNLTDLHRRLLADVLDVGGVYPLALTGGYAVQAHGLVDRLSQDLDVATENPERMEDIAAAVRTGLEERGWRVRALETDPLSARLIVTDPASHEECEVDVLKETLWRPPVHTEHGLVLSLEDVVGTKVRALADRGLARDLIDVLAAADRWSHIELEELGRRHARDSFDLHELQARLGGADWIDDTEFAAYGLDERAITELRRWAQSWADDIGERLLEGETPHED
- a CDS encoding transcriptional regulator, with product MATQPGLSDLRRAKFARRAPAALSELVGPQHGTVTLPLHLAWSGLTTFDLDQPRLRMSYYRIVLAEGLHDDLVRYLHRELLVSLWPTLRTLVSRDVREVWESSFDELAHGARAAA